Genomic window (Nitrospirota bacterium):
TTTCTAAGGCAGAGCGGATGTCGTGCATTACAATCGTATACAAAAACGACAGCAGGCAATTTACATTGTCCAGCGGCGGACGGCGGTTGCGTTCGCAAAATTTGAAATCCTCTTTCTGCGCTGTGATCAAATGATCAAATACGCCGAAATAAGTATTTGCCGATTCACCTTCGATTCCTCGCAGGACTTCCAAATCTGACTCCTTCTGCAATCCTCTCAAAGCGCTGTCGAATTTATTGACCGCCCTTGTGATTTCGCCGGTATCAATCTTTTCAGGATGATCGCGCAATACACGCGAAAGAACTGTGCGGCAGTTGGCGATCTTACCGGTCAATATTGCCTTTGCAATTTCTACTGATGATTTGCAATCATCTGCGCGGCGGTACTGTTCACGTCTGAGCAAAACATTGCCTGACACCGGCCCCTGGACCTTTGCAAGGAACCTACCGTTCTCCGTGAGAAAACTGATTGCCACTCCATTCTCAGCGCAGAAGCCCATGAGAAACGGACTGCATGATACCTGTCCAAAACACACAATCCCGCCAAGCGTATGAACAGGCACACGCAGGCGGACTTCGTCATCTGCCTTGACGACTACAGTTTCACCTTCTTTAAGTAAGTACGATCCCTGCGTTGTGATAAATAATGTGTTGAGATGTTTTTTCATTCTTCGATCATCCTCGCCAAATAATTACACGCCTTCTTACTCACCTTCGGCAAGCATAGCTCAACCAGCGAACACTTCCTGCACTTTGCCGAATAAACAGGCGAAGGAGTAATGCCGGATGCAATAAACTCATGTAATCGCATCGCCGCGTCCTCCGTCTCCTTCCTCAATGTGCTGTCAAATTTCACATCATATCTGTGGCGCGTCTGACCGTAAAATAAAGCACCCTCCGGTATCTCAACGTCCATCATCTCCTCAAGGCAAATCGCCTGAGCGCAAAGCTGGATCTTATCACAGTCATCCAGCTTGGGCTTGCCGCGCTTATACTCCACTGGAAAAGGCCGCCATGTCCTGTCGTCTCTTTTGTGAAACTCCACCACATCAGCCTTGCCGATTAATCCAAGCCGGAGAGAACGCATCGGCACGCCATACTCAATGCGAATCTTCCCTCTTGATTCACGATTTGCGGTATCAACTTTCTCATGCATGATCTTTCCTTCAGCAGTCAGTACGTTTTCAGACCACAACTGCTCAATATGGATCAACGCGCACTGCCGCTCGCAGAAGACAAGATGCTGCAAAGCAGAAAGCTGAATTAAGTCTTCTTCTGAAAAAGCATAGGTCTTATGAGTTGTATAAGACATATACGACCTATTTCTTTATTCTGCGCGCCTGCGAACGCGCAGAATAAAGCCTCTCCGTAAAACCACCCTCTTTCAAAAAATCTTTCTCCAAAGCTCTCAACTGCTGGTCCAGTAGGTAGTTTGTCTGATGGACCAGGCAGATAAGAGTATTCGCCGCCATTTCCGGCGAATACTCGATAGAAGTCTTATAGGTCATATAAGACCTATTCTTGCTGTGCGCGAGCTTGCGCACAACAAGCGCTTGCTCATGCTCTTTCCCCCAGAGCGACAGCCCTCGCTGCCGCAAGAAATCCTCATAATCGAGCAGCAGTTCTTCAAGGCTCGCTCTCGCTACGCCGATTAGTTTCAGCTCGGTTTTCTTGGATGTGCCTGACGCCATACTGCCCTCGGCGATGTTCTGTTTGCTGCTTCTCGCCGCCTGCACCATCTGGTCATGAGTGCGTGAACGGCGGTCAATGAAGCGGTCACAGAATACTACCGTGGCGTCATAAACAATCTCCGACATTTTGTAAGACTGGAGATCGCGGTAGCCGCCATGCGGCGGGATGAGTTGCGGGATATTTTTCTGGTTAGTCATTTGGTGTTGTCCCCTCTTTCTTTATTAGATTGTCTTTAAAACACCTTCTCTTCCGGCCATTCTTGAACATCAATCCCCGACGTAAGATTGTTCCTATCTACAGTAATCGTATAATCATCTTTCCCTCTCGGCAGTTCTGCATTTTTCGTAACTTTCACACGCTCAAACAGTCTGCCTGACAGTTCTTTACCTAAATGATGGTTGTGATTAAATATGACCAGCTTTCTTGGGTTCATTTCTCCTCTGGCAGCCGCATGGTCATTTTCAAAAGCATTTATAAGAGACTCCCATAGAAGTTTTAGATCATCCTGGGAAAATCCGGTCTTTTTTGCATCAACAGCAGAAATAAATCCATGCATGCGGTAAAGTGCATAAGGGACAGTAGCTTTTCTTCCGAAGGTCGATGCAAATTCACGGTCATTTTTAAGCTGGTCATCTCTTTCTTTCTCAGTAGTAACGCAACACCTCGTTATGGAATGTTCAGCCTGATAAATGCGATCTTCTGACCGCGCAAAGGTAAATTGCACGGGACCCCGGACAGTGCCAGCCCCTCTTACTTTATCTTTCTTTTGTTTCTTACCTTTAGCTGCATCATCTCCTTCTTCTTCGGCGGCTTCACCGCTTTCTTTCTCCCCTGTGCTTAACACCGCGCCAAATGTCCTGATATCCCAATAATCATCACAGAGTTTTGTACGCTTCTCAGATGCTGTGTTGCCTGGGGCCTTTCCGATGATTGCATTTAAATAACTATCCGCGCTATTGATATCTCTTTGTCTGATGAAAATGTCATAACGCTTTTCAGGAATGGTTTTCCCATCTTCATCTTTTACCTTTTTTAAAGCAACATAATTCCTGACCTTCCTCTTAATACAAACATCTGTAACCAATCCATGCTGATCCTCTGCATCTGCCCTGGGCAAGTTGACCTGATCGGGGTCGCCATTGGGATTGCCGTCTTTTACATCAAAGAAAAAAACAAAATCATACCGACTCTTTACTATCTCGCTCATGTTATTTCTCCTCCTTGTTTTCTTTTGATTTATTCCCGCTAAATTGTAATTGCCTCTGATGATAATATCCGATTGCAAATTGGCCTTGTTGCTCCAGTGAAAAAGTAGCCGGGAAGCTATGAATATCAACATCTTTACATAACGCCTGACACTCCTTGTCCAAAGTAACAGCAAGCCCGGGTTTTTCGCTTTTCAACTTGGTGAAATGCTTTGAATTCAGGTTGAATAATCTCCCGAATGCGGATGCGGGCGAGGTCATGGCGTATGTAAAATACCTCTCCCGGATTCCGGCGTTCACATTCCCTAAAGCAGCATATTGGATACTCTCCAGTTTTGCAAAAATCTGCCCGCAGACATAGGCCACCGGCCTATCGCCCTCTTGAATCATTTCTGTAATCATAAAATCACCCCCTTTATTGTGTCTGTTTAAAATGAGTTTGATTAAAGCCGCCCGTTCAGCAGTGACCCCGTCTAAACGTGCGCGCTGAAGAACCTTTGTCAATATCCATAACGGCGGCGATGTATTCTTTAATGCCGTGTTCCATAAATGAGCAGCCACTCTTGCCAATGATGTATCGTCTTTATCGTTTTTACCGTCCTTGTTTTTCCTCTGACAGCTTCGTGCCAGTTCATACAGCCGGGCATAATGTGTTTGAGTCTTCTTGAAATCCTTGTCGTATTCGTCAATTGCAATATCCTGAAACCACTTCGCTATGGATTTTCGAAAATCAAACAGGCTCGTTTCAATCCAGTCACGTACAGCAATACGCGCCGCAGAGCCTGAAAGCGTACATGAATAAAACTGGTCAGCTTCAAGATAACGGCTGTCTCTTTCTGTACCGGATGCCACTGATTCAATCAGCCTCGCTACATCATCAGAATTGGGCTCTTCAAGGTAGTCTATTTCTTCCAGTTTCTCATTCTTTCGAGTCCAGAACACCATCGCCGTGTCCGACCCGAAATTCTTACGATTTGTATAGCGAAACTCTTTTTTCCCTTTACCTTTCTTGTTTTTTGGAGGAGCTTCGTAGTCGTTTTTTAAAAGCCAGTTCAATCCTTCAACATAAGTCTTGGCGCAGTTGGCACATATAGCTGAATTTTCGTTACCCTCTAACCCATATGACTCAAATGCCGTATCATTATAAGAAACAAGGGCGCTTCCACTTGACTTTCCATCTGGAACTTTCTTAATCATGCCGTGCGGCTCATCTTCAACCGGATAGTCACTCTTGCTGCAAACAGAACAGTTCTTCTTGGGGACATCTTTCTTAATTGTTTCATATTCTGCAATCATTTTCTGTCTAACTTCGTGTTTTTCATGAATGCGAATGTCCTCCGTTTGAATTCGAAATCCTATATTGCCCTTTCTGTTTTTCTCATCAGGTATTTGTATAGTGAATTCTTGCATCGCCTTTTCGATACCGTTCTTTCTATTCTCTCCATAGAAACTTAGAACCGGTTTCAAGTCTGCCAATTCGCCATACTGTTTAAGTTTATCCAAAAACAACTGATACTTCTTTGATGAGTTAGCTCCATAACAAAGCAATTCTTCTGCTTTGTCCAGTAATAAACGAGCCTTGCCTTTCTTTGAGTTTAGAGTTTCAGTTATCGTCATCTTCTTTTCAAACAGCACGAATTTGCAAAAATTTCCATTGTCATCAATGACAAGATCAATCGAAACAGGTTCTTCTTTGAGTGCAACATGATTCCATTCTCCATATTTTTGCTCACAGACTGGCTTTCCAAACTCGCTCAACTCTTTAATCATAATGACGCCTCTCTTTCTTCCCGCTGATTAAACTCGTAGATCAAGGCAGAGGTTTCACTGTCTGTGGGCGGTTGGACATGACTGGACTGCATCATCTTGTCATTTTCAGGAACTTCGCAGTTCAAAACGCCGTTTCGTACAGCTACATCATGGAAGAACAAGGGTTCCGGTTTGCCATTGTTATAGAATATGTCGAACAGCATGCTGCCAACAGGAATTGTTTCATTTATCGGTTGCTCAATCCCATCCGGCTCCATAAACTCGGCGGAGAACTCACGCACACCAAGATACGGCCTGCGCCAACACTGGCCTCTTTTAACACGGCGGATAAACATTCCGTCATTATCAGCGTCAACTCCTTTTCTTCCAATATATTTTTCAGGCCTGTTTCTATCAGATGCTTGCTTTTGATAAATTGACGCCTCAATGATGTAAGCCACTTCCCTTAAAACCACGCTGTTACGTTGAACTCGGTTCTTCGGCTTCCCAGAATCAAGAACTTCATCAACAACGATCGGGGTCACGTTCTGTTTGAACTTTATTTCGTTGCGCTTGATTGTGGCAAATCGAACAGGTTTCAAGACAATTATTCTCCTGACATACCACTGAAATTCCGGCTTCCACAAGATAGAATCAAGAATACCCCTCGCTGCCGATGGCGTCATGCATGGATATGTCATGCGTTCAACCTTCAAATCCGGTCTTGTGAAACACGCGAAATCGCCCTTTACTTTGACCTTTACAACTCGATCATCGAGCATATACACCTCCTGATTAAAGAATCAATTTATCAGTATCTATTGGCGCTACGGAAATACCTGTTTCACTGTCATAGTTCCCGTACCACACCTTAAAACCTTGCGGCATTGTTTTACACATAGAACCATTCTGGAAAATGAAATGCCTGTACACCTGTACCGTATACATTTGCATTTTCCGGTAGTCGTCTCTTGATAAGAACTCCTTGTATTCGAGTGAATGTAACAACTGCCTGCTCTCATCGCTGTAGTTATAGACAAACAATCCTTCGGTGGCATTCTCAATTATATGATAAGCATCGTTTACAGTTTCAAAATTAAATTGCCTTCTTGCTTCGTTTATATTGTACTTGTCAGGGTCAACATAGAGCCGTACTACTTGAGCATAATATTCATTAAACATCCTATGGCCATGTAATTGGTTTATGTCTTGTTTAATCAGCTCTTCTGCATGGCCTGCGCAGGCGGCGTATGTTTTATTCGGCATACCGCTGTCCTGCAACTTAAACAGAAATACTTTTCCACCCAACTCACCTAAACTTCCTTCACGATTGCAACGGCCTGCTGATTGAATAACAGCTTCAAGCGGCGCCATAGCACGAAATACCACAGGAAAATCAAAATCAACACCCGCTTCAATAAGCTGAGTGGAAACCACCAATATTTTCTTCTTTGCGTCCAGTGCATCTCTGACTTTTTTAATCACAGCTTTTCGATGCGAGGGACACATCGACGTTGATAAATGATATTTCTCTTTCCAATTCCCCTGTTCCTGAGTGCAATTATAAAACTCTAACACAGCCTTCTTCGTGTTGAATATTACAAGAGTAGAGTCACCTGTTTGTACAATAGCCTTAAGCAACCTGTTGTAATCAATCGGTATTAAATCGTTCAACAAGTTATACTCAACGCGCTTTGTTTTGTCATAAAGTGCAGCAGGGTCGTCAATTAGAGGACAAATTTCACTTATGCCGTCAAAGCCTTGTCTCTTTTCAAAAGCAGGTTGCGTAGCTGTGCAGAATAGAAAAGAAGTCTTCATAACGGCTTGAACATCTTTAAGCATTTGGAGTGTCGGCAATATTACTTCTTTTGGAATTGCCTGAACCTCGTCAAATATCACGACAGATTCCGCTATATTATGAACCTTGCGGCATTGGGACGGTCTGTTGCTGAACAGCGATTCAAAGAATTGAACGGTTGTCGTTACAATAACGGGATAATCCCAATTCTCACATGCAAGTTTTTTACGTTCCTCGATGGGAGAACAACTGCCCATCAAATTATGACCGTTGTGGTCATTCTCATTGTAGGCAGAATGATGCTCAAGTACCAATTCCTCGCCAAAAATGCTTTTCAGAATCTGGGCAGTCTGATCTATGATGTTTATGTAAGGAAGGACTATTATTATTCGCTTCAACACATTCTTTTTTGCATGGCGTAACGCCCATGCCATAGAAGTCAGTGTCTTACCCATGCCGGTTGGAAGAGCTAATGAATAAAATCCGCACGGCATATCCGCTTTCTGAATGGCCTGATTACGGGCGTCATTTCTCAATTGATTGATTTCACCATCTATTGACTTCTTTAAGAATTCCTCTTCAAGTTTGCTTATCATCGTGTCCGTCGA
Coding sequences:
- the cas1c gene encoding type I-C CRISPR-associated endonuclease Cas1; protein product: MKKHLNTLFITTQGSYLLKEGETVVVKADDEVRLRVPVHTLGGIVCFGQVSCSPFLMGFCAENGVAISFLTENGRFLAKVQGPVSGNVLLRREQYRRADDCKSSVEIAKAILTGKIANCRTVLSRVLRDHPEKIDTGEITRAVNKFDSALRGLQKESDLEVLRGIEGESANTYFGVFDHLITAQKEDFKFCERNRRPPLDNVNCLLSFLYTIVMHDIRSALETVGLDPAVGFLHRDRPGRYGLALDMMEEFRPFLADRLTLSLINLCQVQGKGFDRKESGAVLMDDDTRKTVLVTYQTRKQDEIMHPFLKEKVTIGLLFHTQALLMARYLRGDMDAYPPFVWK
- the cas4 gene encoding CRISPR-associated protein Cas4 → MSYTTHKTYAFSEEDLIQLSALQHLVFCERQCALIHIEQLWSENVLTAEGKIMHEKVDTANRESRGKIRIEYGVPMRSLRLGLIGKADVVEFHKRDDRTWRPFPVEYKRGKPKLDDCDKIQLCAQAICLEEMMDVEIPEGALFYGQTRHRYDVKFDSTLRKETEDAAMRLHEFIASGITPSPVYSAKCRKCSLVELCLPKVSKKACNYLARMIEE
- a CDS encoding four helix bundle protein, coding for MTNQKNIPQLIPPHGGYRDLQSYKMSEIVYDATVVFCDRFIDRRSRTHDQMVQAARSSKQNIAEGSMASGTSKKTELKLIGVARASLEELLLDYEDFLRQRGLSLWGKEHEQALVVRKLAHSKNRSYMTYKTSIEYSPEMAANTLICLVHQTNYLLDQQLRALEKDFLKEGGFTERLYSARSQARRIKK
- the cas7c gene encoding type I-C CRISPR-associated protein Cas7/Csd2; translated protein: MSEIVKSRYDFVFFFDVKDGNPNGDPDQVNLPRADAEDQHGLVTDVCIKRKVRNYVALKKVKDEDGKTIPEKRYDIFIRQRDINSADSYLNAIIGKAPGNTASEKRTKLCDDYWDIRTFGAVLSTGEKESGEAAEEEGDDAAKGKKQKKDKVRGAGTVRGPVQFTFARSEDRIYQAEHSITRCCVTTEKERDDQLKNDREFASTFGRKATVPYALYRMHGFISAVDAKKTGFSQDDLKLLWESLINAFENDHAAARGEMNPRKLVIFNHNHHLGKELSGRLFERVKVTKNAELPRGKDDYTITVDRNNLTSGIDVQEWPEEKVF
- the cas8c gene encoding type I-C CRISPR-associated protein Cas8c/Csd1; its protein translation is MIKELSEFGKPVCEQKYGEWNHVALKEEPVSIDLVIDDNGNFCKFVLFEKKMTITETLNSKKGKARLLLDKAEELLCYGANSSKKYQLFLDKLKQYGELADLKPVLSFYGENRKNGIEKAMQEFTIQIPDEKNRKGNIGFRIQTEDIRIHEKHEVRQKMIAEYETIKKDVPKKNCSVCSKSDYPVEDEPHGMIKKVPDGKSSGSALVSYNDTAFESYGLEGNENSAICANCAKTYVEGLNWLLKNDYEAPPKNKKGKGKKEFRYTNRKNFGSDTAMVFWTRKNEKLEEIDYLEEPNSDDVARLIESVASGTERDSRYLEADQFYSCTLSGSAARIAVRDWIETSLFDFRKSIAKWFQDIAIDEYDKDFKKTQTHYARLYELARSCQRKNKDGKNDKDDTSLARVAAHLWNTALKNTSPPLWILTKVLQRARLDGVTAERAALIKLILNRHNKGGDFMITEMIQEGDRPVAYVCGQIFAKLESIQYAALGNVNAGIRERYFTYAMTSPASAFGRLFNLNSKHFTKLKSEKPGLAVTLDKECQALCKDVDIHSFPATFSLEQQGQFAIGYYHQRQLQFSGNKSKENKEEK
- the cas5c gene encoding type I-C CRISPR-associated protein Cas5 → MLDDRVVKVKVKGDFACFTRPDLKVERMTYPCMTPSAARGILDSILWKPEFQWYVRRIIVLKPVRFATIKRNEIKFKQNVTPIVVDEVLDSGKPKNRVQRNSVVLREVAYIIEASIYQKQASDRNRPEKYIGRKGVDADNDGMFIRRVKRGQCWRRPYLGVREFSAEFMEPDGIEQPINETIPVGSMLFDIFYNNGKPEPLFFHDVAVRNGVLNCEVPENDKMMQSSHVQPPTDSETSALIYEFNQREEREASL
- the cas3 gene encoding CRISPR-associated helicase Cas3', whose protein sequence is MTEYYAHSENSRKEKHSLLKHLRQTAKFAESFARKVDYKEIFKIAGLLHDFGKYQPDFQNYLENGGKRGSVPHAAWGAGYARLHRIIEASIAIDGHHKGLPDNSAWKSDTEPFKRGEVSGFENITRNFLDDAGVNEADIKNPDSLSFTGKSQREIFIRYLFSALTDSDWLSTEEHFDQGKFDMRVGAVLSTDTMISKLEEEFLKKSIDGEINQLRNDARNQAIQKADMPCGFYSLALPTGMGKTLTSMAWALRHAKKNVLKRIIIVLPYINIIDQTAQILKSIFGEELVLEHHSAYNENDHNGHNLMGSCSPIEERKKLACENWDYPVIVTTTVQFFESLFSNRPSQCRKVHNIAESVVIFDEVQAIPKEVILPTLQMLKDVQAVMKTSFLFCTATQPAFEKRQGFDGISEICPLIDDPAALYDKTKRVEYNLLNDLIPIDYNRLLKAIVQTGDSTLVIFNTKKAVLEFYNCTQEQGNWKEKYHLSTSMCPSHRKAVIKKVRDALDAKKKILVVSTQLIEAGVDFDFPVVFRAMAPLEAVIQSAGRCNREGSLGELGGKVFLFKLQDSGMPNKTYAACAGHAEELIKQDINQLHGHRMFNEYYAQVVRLYVDPDKYNINEARRQFNFETVNDAYHIIENATEGLFVYNYSDESRQLLHSLEYKEFLSRDDYRKMQMYTVQVYRHFIFQNGSMCKTMPQGFKVWYGNYDSETGISVAPIDTDKLIL